Genomic segment of Aliiroseovarius sp. M344:
CAAGCGTCTGGGCACGTTGCGTGATGCCCAACCGCTCAAGAAAGACACCCTGCGGGGTCAGAAGGTGCGGCGTCAGGGGCGCTGCCGCCTGCACCAAGGTCTCAAAATCCACATGTGCGGTCAGGTCTGCTTCGCCGGGGGCGGCGAGCGGATCAACATGTTCATGTGCGACCACGGCTTGCAACGTATCGCCCAATGAGCGCCAGTCGCCATAGTCTATGATCAGGGCGGCGCCACCATGTGCGGTTATTCGCGTCGTGATCTCTGACATGATGGTGGGGGCTGCGGGGCACCACTCGACGACATCCCCGTCGCGCGTGTCCTCAAGTCGAAAGGCAATGTCGCGGGCGGGCACGGGGCCGGTCATGCCGATTGTCAGTTTATCCCCATCCAGACCGATCTGCCGTTCGCGCCATCCCGCGCCTTCGCGCAGGAACTGGCGGATGGGCAAAGCGTCGAAGAACTCGTTGGCAATCAGAAACAAGGGCTGGTCGGGCAGGGCGGCGACGGTGTCGTGATGCGTGATGGCGTGTGGGGCCAGCTTTGCGGCCTGCGCTGCCTTCAATACCGGAGACAATTCGACAAGATGAATGTCGGCTGCTGCATGAAATCCGGGAACACCTTTGGTTGCCCGCAGGATGTCGGCCATCAGCGTCCCGCGTCCGGGGCCCAGTTCGGCAAGCGTGAATGATTTACAAGCCCCCTGATCAAGCCATGCCTGTGCCAATGCTAACCCGATCATTTCGCCAAACATCTGGCTGATTTCCGGAGCGGTGGTGAAGTCGCCCCGCGCGCCCAACGGATCGCGGGTCGCATAATAACCATGTTCTGGATGCATCAAACATTCCGCCATAAAGTCGGCGACAGATATCGGGCCGGTGGCCGCAATTCGGCGCGCCAATAGTTGGGCCAGCGGGGTCATGATTCTGAGGCCCTTTGTTGGCGTCTCGCAGCCCAAATCAGGGTGAGAATGCCCACAGCGATCATCGGCAGGGTTAAAGTTTGACCCATTGTCAGCCCGAACTCGCCAGCTCGGATGACGTGACCCCAGGGGTTGTCTGGTGTGATGAATTGCATGTCGGCCTGCCGGAAGAACTCGACGATGAATCTGGACAGTCCATAACCCAGAAAGAATGCGCCGGTCAGCATGCCCGGACGTTTCAGCCAGCCTTGCCGGAACGCGAGTGTCAGAAGCACCACTGCCAAGACCAGTCCTTCAAGTATCGCTTCGTAAAGCTGGCTGGGGTGGCGGGCGCAAGCCCCGAGGGCTGCATCCCAACCGGGGCAGCTTTGCGCGGCTTCGCCGGGGAAAATGACGCCCCATGGAGCGTCGGTTGGCCGCCCCCATAGTTCGGCGTTGATGAAGTTTGTGACCCGCACCAACCCGATGCCAATCGGGGCAGCGATTGCCATCAGGTCTGCCAGTTTTGCCACGGCGATCCCGTGTTTGCGGGCAAACAGCCAGGTGATCGCGACAATGCCAAGGAAGCCGCCATGAAACGACATTCCGCCCGTCCAGACCTTGGGGATATCCAGTGGATTTGCCAGGAAATGGGCTGGGTCGTAAAACAGCACATAGCCCAAGCGGCCCCCCAAAACGATTCCGACAATCGCCCATGTGGCTAGGTCTTCCAACTGGGTCCGCGTCATCGGAACGTCACCGCGCCAAAGTTGGGGCTTTGAGATTGCTCGCGCTATGATCCACCAGCCAATTGCAATGCCAGCCAAATAACCCAGCGCGTACCAGCGCAGGGCGAAGGTAAAAGTGCCGATCTCAACCGAGAAAAGTTCGGGCGAGATGGCGGGAAAGGGGATAGCTAAGAACATGGCGCATTCCTGACCCCGACAGGTGGGGCAAGTCAACCTTGTCTCTGCCTGCGCAAATCCCCATATAGGAGGCAACAAGCGAGGAGATGCCGATGCAGACGCGCAACAAAATTCTGGACGATATGTCCCAATTGATGACCAATGCGATGGGCGTGGCCCAAGGCGCAAAGGATGAAGCCGAGACCGCGATGAAAAGTTGGATGGACCGCTGGCTGGCCGACCGCGATTTCGTCACCCGCGAAGAATTCGACGCGGTGCGTGCTATGGCGCAAAAAGCGCGCGAGGAAAACGACGCGCTGAAAGCCCGTTTGGATGCGCTTGAGAAGAAAAAGACCAAAGGGTAACTCTTAACGTGATACCCTCAAACCCGTCTGCCCTAATGGGTCCGGCGGGCTTCGCATGACTGTCACAAGACTGTTTTGGCGTTGTCACACTGGGGTCTTAGCTGGCGAGCATTCGCGTCTAAGAGCGCGTAATGCTCTAACCTGGAGAACCCATATGAAAAAGACGCTCGCTTGACTGCTAGCTGCCACGTCACTGACCCCCGCAGAAGATGACCCAACGGGATGAGAGCAACGCTGCCGACAGTGCGACCGCCGAGTTCAACAAGATGGAAGGTGCCAACATCAACTATGATGTCGCCAAAGATGGCTTGGTTCCATTTATGTATTTGGCCATGTCTGCGATCGGCAAATCGATGGCGGATGGCGAAGGATCGGTTCGCCTTGAAGCCAACAATTGCGGCGCGGTCTATGAATTGAAGTTGGAGGCTGACTTCGACGTGCAGGCGATGTCACCCGTTGTCGCAGGTCATGGGCTTAACAAAGATAACCAGCCAAATGCTTGTCCGGTGTGATCGTTGTCCAACCCCGATAACCTGATCGTGCGGCGTGATGGGTCTGTGGTGATTGGTGAAGACACCGGCAATCACGAAAACAACGCCATGTGGCTCTGGAAACGCGGCTAAGCGCTTTTAGAAACGCAACATGATTGGGCGCGGTCTTGCGCGCCCTTTCGTTTTGCTGTCGATCGTCAAGCGGTGCGCGTTTGGTATCGTTACTTCAAGATGGGTGGTTTTTCCGGGTCAGAGCCCGGCGCGACAGGCGTCGCGCGGTCTGGGGCTGGGGGAGCGGGAAGGTCAAACCGCACCCCCAAAGCTGCCAATTTCCCAGCTGCCTGTTCGCTGCCTGCAAAAAACCCCACATCCATCACACCCGCATCGAGGCCAGAGAAGGTTAACGCTTCGTTTGCGGCACCCGCCAGCGCGTGTTCAGCGCCAGTGACCGCATCAATGAACCCCAGCAAGTGCCCTTTGCGGCCATCTGTATAGGTGACACCCGCCAAACACGCATGGTTTGCCAGGCCGCCAGCGGTAGCGAGCTTGGCATCCAGTGCCGCGATCAGCGCCTCAGGTGCGGATGGGCTGTGGACCTCGGCAATCCGGGCTTCGACCTGCTCTGGCCCCGATTTCAACGTGTCTGCCAGCCAGGCCATTGCCTCTGCCGGGATCAGGATGGATGACGGGGCCACGCCCAGATTGACCCCCAGGCCGATCTTTTGCCCGGCCAACATGGAGGCGATCAATCGGCCTGGCAGCGCGGCGTAGGGCGCGGGCGAGCCCACGAATTCGGCCAGCCGATCTTCGCGGTCGAACACCAGCACATAGGCGGTGCCCTCTAGTTCAAAAACATCCGGTGTGATGTCGTCGCCTTCCGGCTCGTTGGCCAATAGCATGAACAACTCGCCATCCGCGAGGCGCTCATAAAACCGAAGCCGCGCCGCGTCGTTGGTCAGATCAACCTCCATTGCGGCATGGGCATCATCAAGGCGGGTTGTTTCGGTCATGTTTTGGCCTCGGCACTTCGGTGGTTTAGCAGTTCAGCGACGCGGGACCTTAAGACCGGCAGCAGTTCTGCCTCGAACCACGCGTTTTTCTTTAGCCATCCCGTATTGCGCCAAGATGGATGTGGCAAGGGAAAGAGCCGCGGCGCATGATCGCGCCATCCTTCGACAGTTGCTGTCACGCCTTTCGCGCGCCCAAGGTGGCGCGCTTGGGCAAACCCACCGACCAAAAGCGTCAGCGGGACATCTGCAAGGGCGGCGTCGACGCGGTCTGCCCATGTCGCCGCGCAAATCTTGGGTGGCGGAAGGTCGGACCCGTTCGCATCATAACCGGGGAAACAGAACCCCATCGGCGTGATGGCGATGCGTGACTTGTCATAAAAGGCGTCCCGATCAATCCCCATCCAATCGCGCAATCGGTCGCCTGACGGATCGTCAAAAGGCAGGCCCGATTTGTGCACGCGCATGCCCGGTGCCTGCCCGATAACGCGCACAGATGCCCCCTGCCGGAACCAGACCACTGGGCGCGGCGCATGGCGCGTTTCGGTGGCGGCGAAGCGGACCGTACACAGTCGGCAGGCTTCGATGTCGCGGGTCAAACTTGTCATGGGCGCAAGTTAGGGGTCAGCCGCCGTGCGTGCAATATTTCGAGATTTCTCGAAATAAATGTTGCCTTCCTCAATCATTTCTATATTTCTAGAAATATGAAACACGATTCTCTTGAACCACTCAACCTCGACATTGCCGCGTCTCAATTCGCGGCTCTCGGGTCCGAACACCGCCTGTCGGTGCTGCGCACATTAGTGCGCGCGGGTCCTGAAGGCTTGCCCATTGGGGCGCTGGGCGAACGATGCGGGGTGACCGGGTCCACGCTGACGCACCATATGAAAATCCTTGCGGCTGCGGGATTGGTGACACAGGCAAAGCAAGGCCGAAGCATCATCTGCGCGGCTGCTGAATACGAGGTTATGCGCGCGCTGTCAGACTATCTTTTGTCTGAATGCTGTGCTGATTGCCCGGACGGAAAGGGCCACGATCATGGCTGAGACAACGCATTCACACCCGCCATCGAGAAGCTGGAAGATCGATAAAGCCTGGGTCGCAATCTTGCTGATTCCGATCATTCTGGCTGTGTTTGCGCCGGGTGAGGTCTGGCCGATGATCACATTCGCGCTGACAGCACTGATGCATACAGCGCCGTTTATCTTGTTTGCGATCCTTGCTGTCGCCTACCTCAAAGCAACCGGGGCTGAAAGCCTGCTCGCCCGAGCGTTTGAGGGGCGTGAAGTGCGCATGATCGTTATGGCCGCGTTTGCGGGCGGCCTGTCGCCGTTTTGCTCGTGCGAGGTTATTCCCTTCATTGCCGCCATGCTGGCTGTCGGCGCACCGTTGGGCGCGGTCATGGCGTTCTGGCTGTCCTCGCCCTTGATGGACCCGGCGATGTTCGCCATCACGGCCGGTACATTGGGCACAGGTTTCGCCGTTGCCAAAACCATTGCGGCTGTGTCGATCGGCCTTTTCGGCGGCTTCACCGTCCGCGCCATGGCCAAAACCGCTGTGTTTGCCGACCCTCTGAAGAACGCGCCTGCAGCCGCGTGCTGTTCGTCGTCGGGCTGTGGCACCGGATCGGGCGCTGACATCTATTCTGGTGAGGTCAACTGGCAGTTCTGGAGCGACTCAGCGCGGCGCTCAACATTTCGCGCGACAGCGCTTGAGAACCTTCTCTTCCTCGGAAAATGGTTGCTGCTGGCTTATATGATCGAGGCGTTGATGCTGCGCTATGTGCCCGCTGATCTTGTGGCGCAGGTGTTGGGTGGTTCTGGTATTGGGCCGATCTTGTTGGCCGCAATTGTTGGTGCTCCGGCCTATCTGAATGGTTATGCCGCTGTTCCCATGGTTGCTGCATTGCTTGAACAAGGCATGTCCAACGGCGCGGCAATGTCCTTCGTAATTGCGGGTGGTGTCAGCTGCATCCCCGCTGCCATAGCTGTGTGGGCGCTGGTCAAACCACGGGTTTTTGCGGCCTACCTTGTGCTGGCAGTTATTGGTGCTATCGCAGCTGGTCTTACTTGGGGGGCAATCGCCTAAACCCGCTTAAAGACTGCAACTTACGCTCGACCATTGTTGTTTGCCATCAGTTGCAGTATTTCCAGAAATTAACAAACATTACGGTTGCGTCTTGCGGGTTTGCGCCAAGACGCAACCGGTTGGTTTAGAAAGAACTGGACGGGGCATCTCATGTATCGCGTGTGGAATTTTGTCACGACTTACTCGATCCTCCTGATCAGCGGGGCCATTCTCGCGCTGATCTGGGCCAATATCGATCCCCATTCTTATCATCATGTTGTCGAATACCCGCTGTGGTTTAACAGCTGGATCGGCATTGATATCGGCCATTGGGAGCACGCATACGGCGAGGTCGCGCATCATTTCGAATACGGTGATATCGAGCGTGTGGTGACATTCCACTATCTGATCAACGACATGCTAATGGCGTTGTTCTTCGCCATCGCAGGCAAAGAGGTCTGGGAAGCAGTGATCCTCGAAAACGGGTCGTTGCGCGGCAAGAAAGCAGCGACGCCGCTGGTGGCGACTGCAGGCGGTATGCTGGGTCCCATCGCCGTGTATCTGGGCATTGCCTATTTCCTCGGATCCACAACCTTTGATGCGGTGTCGCGCGGTTGGGCTATTCCGACCGCAACCGATATCGCCTTCAGCTATCTGGTCGGGCGTCTGGTCTTCGGCGCAGGTCACCCCGCCGTTCGGTTCCTGTTGTTGCTGGCTATCGCAGATGACGCTGCTGGCCTGATCATTCTGGCGATTTTTTACCCATCTGGCGAACTGGCACCATTGTGGCTTCTGTTGTCGGTCATTGCCTCAGCTGCGACCTTCTTGGTGTTCAACTGGATGCCGCGCCGTCTTGATCGCGGAAACCAATTACGCCCTCGTTCGACATGGGTGCGCAAGAAGTTGGGCTGGTATCCTTACGCCGTTGCGGGATGTCTAAGCTGGTTTGCATTCGCCCAAGCAGGTATCCACCCAGCTTTGGGTTTGTTGCCAGTCATCCCGGCTATTCCTCATGCAGATCGTGCATTTGGCCTGTTTGCCGAGGCTGAGAAATACCTGACGGACACCCTGAACCAAATGGAACACGGTTTGGCCATACCCGTAGACATCGTTCTATTTTTCTTCGGGCTGCTGAATGCTGGCGTCGAGTTTGGCGCGATATCTGAAGCCACTTGGTTGGTTTTGGCCGGGCTGGTCGTTGGCAAGCCCGTGGGTATTTTCTGCATGGGATGGCTCGCGGCGCACCCGATGGGACTTGGATTGCCAGCAGGTATGCGCACCATCGATTTGATCGTTATCGGCTTCGTGGCAGCCATTGGTTTCACCGTTTCACTCTTCGTTGCCTCGGTGGCATTTTCTCCGGGACCAATTCAGGATGCAGCCAAAATGGGTGCCCTGTTTAGCTTCGGCGCGGTAATCCTGTCGTTTGCAGCGGGAAAGTTGTTAAAAGTGCAAAAACAGGAAGGCTAGCGCTGCGGCTGGTGTCCAGTCACACTAGCTTCCGGGTCGGACAGCGCATCATGGAAGCGGTTTTAGGGGACAAGTTTGGACAATTTCCCCAACAAATGGGGCACTCCATTGATGTCTCGCGCTGGAGTTCGACATAATGATGCCTAAGTAGGCGATTATAGCGCTACGTTAAGAAAGCTAGTTTATTAGCGATAAACGAAAGCAGTGTCGGAGCACCAAATGCTCGAGTTCAACAATGTCAGCAAGTCCTTCTGGACGGGACAGCAACGCAAGGTCATTCTTGACGATGTGTCCTTTCGCGTTGAGCTGGGCAATTCGTTGGGCATTCTAGCACCCAACGGAACGGGCAAGACGACGCTGATCAATATGATTGCAGGGCTCGAAAAGCCGGACGAAGGTGAAATACGTCGTGGGTGCCGAATTTCCTTTCCATTGGGCTTTATGGGCGGTGTGATCGGACGGCTGTCAGCCAAAGAAAACGCCCGTTACCTTGCCAAAATCTATGGTTTGGACCCGGATTACATCGAAGCGTTTACCAGATGGCTGTGCGAGCTCGAGGAATATTACGATTTTCCCGTGGCAACCTACAGCGCGGGTATGCGCGGACGGTTCTCATTCGCGCTGTTGCTGGCACTGGACTTTGACATTTACCTGATCGACGAGGGCATGCCACAAAGCACCGATGCGCAGTTCAACCGAAAGGCCGGGGATGTGCTGCGCGACAGGTTGACGAAATCCACGGTGATCATTGTCTCGCACCAAGCAGAGACACTTGAGAAGTTCTGCCAGTCTGCGGCGGTTCTTAAGGATGGCCAGTTCTATATGTTTGAAACTTTGGAAGAAGCGAAACGGCTTTATGACTACCAAACCCAAGGCTAAAAAATTTCGCATAAGCCGAACCTCGCGGGTCCGCCAATCGGATGCCGCGCTGTCAAACAACGATGTTTTTGCGCAGCGGGTGAGGGCTGAGGCTCAGAATGCCAATCCAACCCCAGCTGATGCAACCCCGCGTACGCCAAATCCGTTGGAAGAGCAGGCTCAATCCGTTTCCGAAGATGGTTTCCCCAAAACGGGGTTTGTTGAAAAAAGCCGTTCTCAGGGCGCATCTTCAGGCGATGATATGGAGGCAGCAATCGATGCAATTCGGCAAGAGGGTCTGACTGGTCGCCAATTGCGAATGGCCCGACGCGTTGCGCAAAAACACGGCATCGAAATCGAGACCGATTTTGAAGCTGTGTACAAGCTTCGACAGGCCGGGGTGGACCCGTTTAAACGCTCTAACATGCTGGAACTTGTGGGGGCAGATGGGCGGGGTCGGACCTCGGACAAACCGTCTGCAAACCTGCCGCAGGCTCGATCGATGCCAAACCTACCGGCGAACCATGTCTATGACGAAGCAGACCGTGCTCGGACAGTCCGCGAGATCCAGCTGGATATTGTCCGCCGTCGCCGCAGAAACCTCCGCTTGCTATTTGCGCGCCTGGCATTCTTTATCTTACTTCCGACATTCATCGCTGGACTCTATTATTACAACTATGCGACGCCAATGTACGCGACCAAAACTGAATTCGTGATCCAGAAAGCGGATGGGTCCGGTAGCAGCGGCTTGGGCAGCCTTTTTGCAGGCTCGGGTCTGGCCACGTCGCAAGATAGCATAACGGTGCAAAGCTACCTGACGTCGCGTGATGCAATGCGCAGACTGGACGACGATATCGGCTACAAGTCGGTCTTTTCAGACGCAAACATTGATTCAATCCAGCGCCTTGACGATGACGCCTCCAATGAAGACGCATATAAGCTCTATAAGAAGAACGTGAAAATCGGCTTCGACCCAACCGAAGGCATCGTTAAGATGGAGGTCGT
This window contains:
- a CDS encoding class I SAM-dependent methyltransferase encodes the protein MTPLAQLLARRIAATGPISVADFMAECLMHPEHGYYATRDPLGARGDFTTAPEISQMFGEMIGLALAQAWLDQGACKSFTLAELGPGRGTLMADILRATKGVPGFHAAADIHLVELSPVLKAAQAAKLAPHAITHHDTVAALPDQPLFLIANEFFDALPIRQFLREGAGWRERQIGLDGDKLTIGMTGPVPARDIAFRLEDTRDGDVVEWCPAAPTIMSEITTRITAHGGAALIIDYGDWRSLGDTLQAVVAHEHVDPLAAPGEADLTAHVDFETLVQAAAPLTPHLLTPQGVFLERLGITQRAQTLAAQISGAALEAHIAAHRRLTHPGEMGTLFKVLGLTRADAPDLPGLTRNLAQVDPT
- the lgt gene encoding prolipoprotein diacylglyceryl transferase, coding for MFLAIPFPAISPELFSVEIGTFTFALRWYALGYLAGIAIGWWIIARAISKPQLWRGDVPMTRTQLEDLATWAIVGIVLGGRLGYVLFYDPAHFLANPLDIPKVWTGGMSFHGGFLGIVAITWLFARKHGIAVAKLADLMAIAAPIGIGLVRVTNFINAELWGRPTDAPWGVIFPGEAAQSCPGWDAALGACARHPSQLYEAILEGLVLAVVLLTLAFRQGWLKRPGMLTGAFFLGYGLSRFIVEFFRQADMQFITPDNPWGHVIRAGEFGLTMGQTLTLPMIAVGILTLIWAARRQQRASES
- a CDS encoding accessory factor UbiK family protein, which encodes MQTRNKILDDMSQLMTNAMGVAQGAKDEAETAMKSWMDRWLADRDFVTREEFDAVRAMAQKAREENDALKARLDALEKKKTKG
- a CDS encoding SseB family protein; its protein translation is MTETTRLDDAHAAMEVDLTNDAARLRFYERLADGELFMLLANEPEGDDITPDVFELEGTAYVLVFDREDRLAEFVGSPAPYAALPGRLIASMLAGQKIGLGVNLGVAPSSILIPAEAMAWLADTLKSGPEQVEARIAEVHSPSAPEALIAALDAKLATAGGLANHACLAGVTYTDGRKGHLLGFIDAVTGAEHALAGAANEALTFSGLDAGVMDVGFFAGSEQAAGKLAALGVRFDLPAPPAPDRATPVAPGSDPEKPPILK
- a CDS encoding uracil-DNA glycosylase family protein, whose protein sequence is MTSLTRDIEACRLCTVRFAATETRHAPRPVVWFRQGASVRVIGQAPGMRVHKSGLPFDDPSGDRLRDWMGIDRDAFYDKSRIAITPMGFCFPGYDANGSDLPPPKICAATWADRVDAALADVPLTLLVGGFAQARHLGRAKGVTATVEGWRDHAPRLFPLPHPSWRNTGWLKKNAWFEAELLPVLRSRVAELLNHRSAEAKT
- a CDS encoding ArsR/SmtB family transcription factor; translation: MKHDSLEPLNLDIAASQFAALGSEHRLSVLRTLVRAGPEGLPIGALGERCGVTGSTLTHHMKILAAAGLVTQAKQGRSIICAAAEYEVMRALSDYLLSECCADCPDGKGHDHG
- a CDS encoding permease — translated: MAETTHSHPPSRSWKIDKAWVAILLIPIILAVFAPGEVWPMITFALTALMHTAPFILFAILAVAYLKATGAESLLARAFEGREVRMIVMAAFAGGLSPFCSCEVIPFIAAMLAVGAPLGAVMAFWLSSPLMDPAMFAITAGTLGTGFAVAKTIAAVSIGLFGGFTVRAMAKTAVFADPLKNAPAAACCSSSGCGTGSGADIYSGEVNWQFWSDSARRSTFRATALENLLFLGKWLLLAYMIEALMLRYVPADLVAQVLGGSGIGPILLAAIVGAPAYLNGYAAVPMVAALLEQGMSNGAAMSFVIAGGVSCIPAAIAVWALVKPRVFAAYLVLAVIGAIAAGLTWGAIA
- a CDS encoding Na+/H+ antiporter NhaA — its product is MYRVWNFVTTYSILLISGAILALIWANIDPHSYHHVVEYPLWFNSWIGIDIGHWEHAYGEVAHHFEYGDIERVVTFHYLINDMLMALFFAIAGKEVWEAVILENGSLRGKKAATPLVATAGGMLGPIAVYLGIAYFLGSTTFDAVSRGWAIPTATDIAFSYLVGRLVFGAGHPAVRFLLLLAIADDAAGLIILAIFYPSGELAPLWLLLSVIASAATFLVFNWMPRRLDRGNQLRPRSTWVRKKLGWYPYAVAGCLSWFAFAQAGIHPALGLLPVIPAIPHADRAFGLFAEAEKYLTDTLNQMEHGLAIPVDIVLFFFGLLNAGVEFGAISEATWLVLAGLVVGKPVGIFCMGWLAAHPMGLGLPAGMRTIDLIVIGFVAAIGFTVSLFVASVAFSPGPIQDAAKMGALFSFGAVILSFAAGKLLKVQKQEG
- a CDS encoding ABC transporter ATP-binding protein gives rise to the protein MLEFNNVSKSFWTGQQRKVILDDVSFRVELGNSLGILAPNGTGKTTLINMIAGLEKPDEGEIRRGCRISFPLGFMGGVIGRLSAKENARYLAKIYGLDPDYIEAFTRWLCELEEYYDFPVATYSAGMRGRFSFALLLALDFDIYLIDEGMPQSTDAQFNRKAGDVLRDRLTKSTVIIVSHQAETLEKFCQSAAVLKDGQFYMFETLEEAKRLYDYQTQG
- a CDS encoding capsule biosynthesis protein — translated: MTTKPKAKKFRISRTSRVRQSDAALSNNDVFAQRVRAEAQNANPTPADATPRTPNPLEEQAQSVSEDGFPKTGFVEKSRSQGASSGDDMEAAIDAIRQEGLTGRQLRMARRVAQKHGIEIETDFEAVYKLRQAGVDPFKRSNMLELVGADGRGRTSDKPSANLPQARSMPNLPANHVYDEADRARTVREIQLDIVRRRRRNLRLLFARLAFFILLPTFIAGLYYYNYATPMYATKTEFVIQKADGSGSSGLGSLFAGSGLATSQDSITVQSYLTSRDAMRRLDDDIGYKSVFSDANIDSIQRLDDDASNEDAYKLYKKNVKIGFDPTEGIVKMEVVAPSPAQSAQFSEVLISYAEERVDNLTQRLREDQMEGAVSSYEKAERDMLDAQAEVLRLQEDMGVFDANSDASALMTQITGFEGQLQEKRLSLQQLLDNTRPNQARVAGLRGDIGRLETLIAELRGKLTETGGANGSLASISGRLRIAQTNLETRTMLMQQSLQQLENARIEANKQTRYLELGVRPVAPDEPTYPRSFENTLLAFLIFSGLYLMASITASILREQVSS